The stretch of DNA CTAACGTTTTTTCCATCCTTAAAGATGAATTTCACCAAAAAAAGAACTAGAATCCTAGTTCTTTTTTTTGCGATTGTAAGTCGATTACTTAAAAAATGAAACGCCACTTTTCATAACAAGCTTATTTCCATTGATAGAGACTGATTTTATCAAAAGGTCTCAACACATTTCCACCCGCAGACTGATTAATAACGAATAATAGATTGTTATAATAACAGTAACAAATAATCGTTAAAAAGGGGAAGTTTCTATGGAAGAGCAAAAAGTATTACAAGACTTAAAGATTAACGGGAGTATGGTAGTCTCAGGTGGTTCCTTTAACGAAGTTTCCATTAATGGAAAAGGGACAATTAACGGAGATGTTCAATGTAAAGAATTTAAAATAAATGGAGCATGTGATGTTAATGGAAAGCTAAAGGCTGAAACAGGAGTCATTCGAGGAAACACTAATGTAGAAGAAGATCTTTACATCGGAGATTTTAGTGTATATGGAAATGCTACATTACAAGGAAATTTATATACATCATTATTTAACGTAAAAGGTTCTTGTTCTGTTGAAAAATCAATTAATGCAGAAGTAATCAAACCATACGGCCGATTAAAAGTGGGAGATAGTTGTCGGGCTGATAATTTTATTGCAAGAGGTGTTTTCGATATCAATGATACACTAGATTCAAAAATAATAGATGTTACGATAAATGGTGGAAAATGCTCCGCAAACGTAATAAAAGGAGAGCAAGTATCCGTTAAACTAAAAGGAGAGGAAGGATTTTTAAAAGTACTCAAAAGTTTATTTTCTTTTGGAGATGATAGAGGAACACTAAAAGCAAATGAAATTATTGGAAACGACATACAATTAGCAGCGACGAAAGCAAAA from Sutcliffiella cohnii encodes:
- a CDS encoding polymer-forming cytoskeletal protein, whose product is MEEQKVLQDLKINGSMVVSGGSFNEVSINGKGTINGDVQCKEFKINGACDVNGKLKAETGVIRGNTNVEEDLYIGDFSVYGNATLQGNLYTSLFNVKGSCSVEKSINAEVIKPYGRLKVGDSCRADNFIARGVFDINDTLDSKIIDVTINGGKCSANVIKGEQVSVKLKGEEGFLKVLKSLFSFGDDRGTLKANEIIGNDIQLAATKAKLVKGDRITLNDGCDIELVEYTESLEIVGKARVIESKKV